The Acidimicrobiales bacterium DNA window TTCGCCAGCCCGGAGGCGAGTGCGTGGGCCAGGGCGACGACGACGGCTCCTGCCACCGCCGAGCCCACCGAGCCGACGACGTGGGGCATCACCGGGCGGCCTGGCCCACGTGGAACAGGACCTGGACCGCCTGGGGCCCGAATCCGATCAGGACCGCCGCGAGGGCGGAAACGAGCACGGCGGCTCGGCCCCGGCTCACCCCTTGGTACTGCCCCGAGTGGGACGACAGCGCCCAGACGGCGGCCCCGATGACGATCCCGGCGATGGCGGCCAGGACCGCATCCATCTGGAGCCCACCGAGCAGTTGGACCAGGGTCCCGGTGCCAGGAAGGGTGGAGCCGTTCGGGCTGATGGCCGGAAGGGAGGAACCGCCGGATGTCGTGGGCGGTGTTGACGTGGCCGCCTGGGCCAGCCCAGGAACGGTGAAGGTCCAGGCCGCCGCCGCCCCTACCAGGCCGATCGGCCGGCACCGTGCTCGACCCCTACGGGGTCGGACCGCGGGGGCGGAGGTGGGCTCGGCGGATGTCGGCATGCAGGGCTCCTTGGCTCGGCGGTACGGCTCCATGCCGGCCACCCTGCGCCCCCCCACTCACCTCGGTTCTCACCTCTGCTCTCACCTCTGGCGAGAAATTCCTCCCGAACGCTTGGTTCCTGGCCCGAGACCTGTTCTGCCCGGTCCGCTGACCGTGACCAGGGGCTGCCACAACCACCGTCGGATCGCTCGGTTGGGGAAGGCGTCGTTCCCCATGCGTGAAATCGACGCGAGCCACGGCGCGGGCATTCGGTGGCACGGGCCGCCGCGGTTCTTCCGTCGTTCCACCGACGGGGAGGGCCCGAGTACCAGCCTTGAGTCGGCCGTGCTCAGTACTCGGTCGGGGACAGCAGCACCGCCGTCCACAGCGGAAAGCGCACAACCCTTATCCGGTTGCGCCACCGGA harbors:
- a CDS encoding DUF6112 family protein, translating into MPTSAEPTSAPAVRPRRGRARCRPIGLVGAAAAWTFTVPGLAQAATSTPPTTSGGSSLPAISPNGSTLPGTGTLVQLLGGLQMDAVLAAIAGIVIGAAVWALSSHSGQYQGVSRGRAAVLVSALAAVLIGFGPQAVQVLFHVGQAAR